One Methanocaldococcus infernus ME DNA segment encodes these proteins:
- the hacB gene encoding homoaconitase small subunit, whose protein sequence is MIIKGRVWKFGDDIDTDLIIPGPYLRARDPREYAKYCMYGLDKEFSKKVKEGDIIVAGENFGCGSSREQAVLAIKYLGIPVVVAKSFARIFYRNAINNALYPVIANTDEIEEGDIIEIDLNKEEIRVINKGIKIECKVPKGVEKEILDAGGLINYFKKVVKSENKA, encoded by the coding sequence TTGATCATCAAAGGAAGAGTTTGGAAGTTTGGAGATGATATAGATACAGATCTAATTATCCCTGGTCCTTACTTAAGAGCAAGGGATCCAAGGGAGTATGCTAAATACTGTATGTATGGCTTAGATAAAGAATTCTCTAAGAAGGTTAAGGAAGGAGACATTATAGTAGCTGGAGAAAACTTTGGCTGTGGCTCCTCAAGAGAGCAGGCTGTATTAGCTATAAAGTATCTTGGCATTCCTGTAGTTGTAGCCAAGAGCTTTGCAAGAATCTTTTATAGGAATGCTATAAACAATGCTCTCTATCCTGTCATAGCTAACACTGATGAGATTGAAGAAGGAGACATAATAGAGATTGACCTAAATAAGGAAGAGATAAGAGTAATAAACAAAGGGATTAAGATAGAGTGTAAAGTTCCTAAGGGAGTTGAGAAGGAAATCTTAGATGCTGGTGGCTTAATTAACTATTTTAAAAAGGTGGTTAAAAGTGAGAATAAAGCTTGA
- a CDS encoding nucleoside recognition domain-containing protein, with protein MIVMIAELLESLKISGIYTIKLLAIILPTIFIINFLINLGILSNISKLLSPLLKRVNINQVSTYSFLTCFLSPTVGYTILATGYKEGKVNEIEVIGSSLLNSFPSVFSHLLTFFIPVVIPILGFVGVIFILIRLLTSIIKSLIGFIILYKFSSSENKDFKLEKIDKKKNLRDSLKKTLKFGKRLGIIMFSMITLVTFLSKVGFFNTFANLVKPITNLLNLSPNVAILALTETLNVNAAIVMAGEFLRNNLLTPKEIIIGLIIGNIVSFSSKYIRHSLPLQTSLFGLRLGTKIVIINALITLFLDIIYIVILLKFF; from the coding sequence ATGATAGTTATGATAGCTGAGCTATTAGAAAGTTTAAAAATTTCAGGAATTTACACAATAAAATTATTAGCTATTATTTTACCAACTATCTTTATCATAAACTTTCTAATAAACTTAGGGATCCTCTCAAATATTTCTAAGCTACTATCCCCTCTCCTAAAAAGAGTAAATATAAACCAAGTCTCAACATACTCATTCCTAACTTGCTTTCTAAGCCCAACTGTTGGCTACACAATCTTAGCAACTGGCTATAAAGAGGGAAAGGTTAATGAGATTGAAGTTATTGGCTCCTCTTTGTTAAACTCTTTTCCCTCAGTTTTCTCTCATCTTTTAACCTTCTTTATTCCTGTGGTTATCCCAATCCTTGGCTTTGTTGGAGTTATCTTTATCTTAATTAGATTATTAACTTCAATAATTAAAAGTTTGATTGGCTTTATCATACTTTATAAGTTTTCAAGTTCAGAAAATAAAGATTTTAAACTTGAAAAGATTGATAAAAAGAAGAATTTAAGAGATTCATTAAAAAAGACCTTAAAGTTTGGTAAGAGATTAGGAATAATTATGTTCTCAATGATTACATTAGTAACCTTTTTATCAAAAGTTGGCTTTTTTAATACATTTGCCAACCTTGTTAAGCCAATAACTAACCTCTTAAACTTAAGCCCTAATGTTGCTATCTTGGCTTTAACTGAAACTCTTAACGTCAATGCAGCCATAGTTATGGCTGGAGAATTTTTAAGGAATAACTTGCTAACTCCAAAGGAAATAATTATTGGGCTAATCATAGGGAATATAGTAAGTTTCTCAAGTAAGTATATTAGACACTCTCTTCCCCTACAAACCTCACTATTTGGCTTAAGGTTAGGAACTAAGATAGTTATTATTAATGCTCTAATAACTTTATTCTTAGACATCATCTATATAGTTATCTTACTAAAATTCTTCTGA
- the cfbB gene encoding Ni-sirohydrochlorin a,c-diamide synthase has product MKAVLISGVSSEVGKTVITTGIMKALSKKYDVQGFKVGPDYIDPSYHYMATGNPGRNLDSFFMNEEQIKYLFQKNAKEINIIEGVRGLYEGFSPTSDVGSSASIAKILGCPVILIVNAKSITRSAVAIVKGFLSFDNINIRGVIFNQVRGEKHIKKLKEAFSYYLPEVEILGFIPRTSLLNTESRHLGLVPTAEKDLSEKIEKWGEVIESYLDLSKILEISDYDFEEVDKVYLWEVEKSYKKVGVAYDEAFNFYYWDNFDALKENGAKIKFFSPLHDKEVPDVDLLYIGGGYPELFKERLSRNKELLESLREFDGYIYGECGGLMYLSKSIDNYPMASLLDCKAIMTREVQGLSYVIAKFKEDCLIGKKDKVVKGHEFHYSKLVDVKGKLLIKILRGKGIINNLDGLCNGKVLGSYFHNHAVANPYFASCMVNYDF; this is encoded by the coding sequence ATGAAAGCTGTTCTCATCTCAGGAGTGTCAAGTGAAGTAGGGAAGACAGTAATAACCACAGGAATTATGAAAGCTCTATCTAAAAAGTATGATGTTCAAGGATTTAAGGTTGGCCCTGATTATATAGATCCATCTTATCACTACATGGCAACAGGGAACCCTGGAAGAAACTTAGACTCTTTCTTCATGAATGAAGAACAAATAAAATATCTATTCCAAAAGAATGCTAAAGAAATTAATATTATTGAGGGGGTTAGGGGCTTATATGAAGGCTTTTCTCCAACCTCTGATGTTGGAAGCTCAGCAAGTATAGCTAAGATCTTAGGTTGTCCAGTTATTTTAATTGTAAATGCTAAGAGTATAACAAGAAGTGCTGTAGCCATTGTTAAAGGATTTTTAAGCTTTGATAACATAAATATTAGAGGAGTTATTTTTAACCAAGTGAGAGGAGAGAAGCATATAAAAAAGCTTAAAGAGGCTTTCTCTTACTATCTCCCTGAGGTTGAAATTCTTGGCTTCATTCCAAGAACCTCTCTATTAAATACTGAGAGCAGACACTTAGGCTTAGTGCCAACTGCAGAAAAAGATTTATCTGAGAAAATAGAGAAGTGGGGGGAAGTTATAGAGAGCTATCTTGATCTCTCCAAGATCTTAGAGATTTCTGACTATGACTTTGAAGAGGTTGACAAGGTTTACCTTTGGGAGGTTGAAAAGAGCTATAAAAAGGTTGGAGTGGCTTATGATGAAGCCTTCAACTTTTATTACTGGGACAACTTTGATGCCTTAAAAGAGAATGGAGCTAAGATAAAGTTTTTCTCTCCTTTACATGATAAAGAAGTTCCTGATGTTGACCTTCTCTACATAGGTGGAGGCTATCCAGAGCTTTTTAAAGAGAGATTAAGTAGGAATAAAGAACTGTTGGAGAGTTTAAGGGAATTTGATGGTTACATATATGGAGAGTGTGGGGGCTTAATGTATCTATCTAAATCTATTGATAACTACCCTATGGCTTCCCTCTTGGACTGTAAAGCCATAATGACAAGGGAAGTTCAAGGATTAAGCTATGTTATAGCTAAATTTAAAGAAGATTGCTTAATAGGGAAAAAAGATAAAGTAGTTAAGGGCCATGAGTTCCATTACTCTAAGTTAGTTGATGTTAAGGGAAAACTTTTAATTAAAATTTTAAGAGGAAAGGGAATTATAAATAATTTAGATGGTTTATGTAATGGTAAAGTTTTAGGCTCCTATTTTCACAATCATGCTGTAGCCAATCCCTATTTTGCTTCATGTATGGTGAATTATGATTTTTGA
- a CDS encoding MBL fold metallo-hydrolase yields the protein MKVIPIASESLGVRSLSTFIKTKDIALVIDPGLALAPDRYKLEPAEIEFETLHKLREELNKYCEKANILVISHYHYDHYTPFFDDKYLESKNYASKIYRDKILLIKHPTEHINQSQMNRAKEFLENVKDLAKKIEFADNKEFVFGDTRIKISKPFPHGKDDKLGYVIITIVDDGNFKVMHTSDTQGILFDEIKDLIIRENPNLLIVGGPPTYMMYRYGKKSLELTNKNLDEIRKKIDGTIIIDHHLVRDKKFKEKINIDFITMAEYLGKKNMPLEAYRKELHKGMKIEELF from the coding sequence TTGAAAGTGATTCCAATAGCTTCAGAAAGTTTAGGAGTTAGATCACTCTCCACTTTTATAAAAACTAAGGATATAGCCTTAGTTATAGATCCAGGCTTAGCCTTGGCTCCAGATAGATACAAGTTAGAGCCAGCAGAGATAGAGTTTGAAACACTACATAAGCTTAGAGAAGAGCTAAATAAGTATTGTGAAAAAGCCAATATCTTGGTTATCTCTCATTATCATTATGATCACTATACTCCATTTTTTGATGATAAATATTTAGAGTCTAAAAACTATGCCTCCAAAATATATAGAGATAAGATCTTACTTATAAAGCATCCTACTGAACACATAAACCAAAGTCAAATGAATAGAGCTAAGGAATTTTTAGAGAATGTCAAAGACTTAGCCAAGAAAATAGAGTTTGCTGACAATAAAGAGTTTGTATTTGGAGATACAAGAATTAAGATCTCAAAGCCTTTCCCTCATGGGAAGGATGATAAATTAGGATATGTGATAATAACAATAGTTGATGATGGAAATTTTAAAGTGATGCATACTTCAGACACTCAAGGGATATTATTTGATGAGATTAAAGATTTAATAATAAGGGAGAATCCTAACCTCCTAATTGTTGGGGGGCCTCCAACATATATGATGTACAGATATGGGAAAAAATCTTTAGAGCTAACAAATAAGAACCTTGATGAAATTAGGAAAAAGATAGATGGAACTATTATTATAGACCATCACTTAGTTAGAGACAAGAAATTTAAGGAGAAGATAAATATTGACTTTATAACCATGGCTGAATACTTAGGGAAAAAGAACATGCCTTTAGAAGCTTATAGAAAAGAGCTTCATAAAGGAATGAAAATAGAAGAGTTATTTTAG
- the rpsJ gene encoding 30S ribosomal protein S10, producing MKRVRIKLSSTDHVVLDEICRQIKEIAEKTGVDMSGPIPLPTKILRVTTRRSPDGEGSSTFDRWYLKIHKRLIEIDADDRALRHITRIKIPDNVQIEMIFK from the coding sequence ATGAAGAGAGTAAGGATAAAGTTGTCAAGTACTGATCATGTAGTCTTAGATGAAATATGTAGGCAAATAAAGGAGATAGCTGAGAAGACAGGAGTGGATATGTCAGGACCAATCCCATTACCAACAAAGATCTTAAGGGTTACAACAAGGAGAAGTCCAGATGGGGAGGGTTCATCAACCTTTGACAGATGGTACTTGAAGATTCACAAGAGGTTAATAGAGATTGATGCTGATGACAGAGCTTTAAGGCACATAACAAGAATAAAGATTCCTGACAATGTTCAGATTGAGATGATTTTTAAATAA
- the tuf gene encoding translation elongation factor EF-1 subunit alpha, with protein sequence MAKQKPVLNVAFIGHVDAGKSTTVGRLLYDSGAIDPQELEKLKREAQERGKAGFEFAYVMDKLKEERERGVTIDVAHKKFETKKYEVTIVDCPGHKDFIKNMITGASQADAAILVVDVNDAKTGIQPQTREHMFLARTLGIKQIAVCINKMDTVNYSQEEYEKMKKMLSEQLLKILGYNPDQIDFIPTASLKGDNVVKRSENMPWYKGPTLVEAIDKFQPPEKPVNLPLRIPIQDVYSITGVGTVPVGRVETGILRPGDKVVFEPAGVSGEVKSIEMHHEQIPQAEPGDNIGFNVRGVSKKDIKRGDVCGHPDNPPTVADEFTAQIVILQHPTAITVGYTPVFHAHTAQVACTFVELLKKLDPRTGQVIEENPQFLKTGDAAIVRIKPTKPMVIENVREIPQLGRFAIRDMGMTIAAGMAIDVKPKNK encoded by the coding sequence ATGGCTAAGCAAAAACCAGTTTTAAACGTAGCATTCATTGGACACGTTGATGCTGGAAAGTCAACAACCGTCGGAAGATTATTATATGACAGTGGAGCTATCGACCCACAAGAGTTAGAAAAATTAAAAAGAGAAGCTCAGGAGAGAGGTAAGGCAGGATTCGAGTTTGCCTATGTTATGGATAAGTTAAAAGAAGAGAGAGAAAGAGGAGTTACTATAGACGTTGCTCACAAGAAGTTCGAAACTAAGAAGTATGAAGTTACTATCGTGGATTGTCCAGGACACAAAGACTTCATTAAAAACATGATTACAGGGGCTTCTCAGGCTGATGCAGCTATCTTAGTCGTTGATGTTAACGACGCTAAGACAGGAATCCAGCCACAAACAAGAGAGCACATGTTCTTAGCAAGAACATTAGGAATTAAGCAAATAGCAGTTTGTATAAACAAAATGGATACTGTCAATTACAGCCAAGAAGAATACGAAAAAATGAAAAAAATGTTATCTGAGCAGTTATTAAAGATATTAGGTTACAACCCAGATCAGATAGACTTTATCCCAACCGCTTCATTAAAAGGAGACAACGTCGTTAAGAGATCAGAAAACATGCCATGGTACAAGGGTCCAACATTAGTTGAAGCTATTGACAAGTTCCAACCACCAGAAAAACCAGTTAATTTACCATTAAGAATCCCAATACAAGACGTTTACTCAATCACTGGAGTCGGTACTGTCCCAGTTGGTAGAGTTGAAACTGGAATCTTAAGACCTGGAGATAAGGTTGTCTTTGAACCTGCAGGAGTTAGTGGAGAAGTTAAGTCCATAGAGATGCACCACGAGCAAATTCCACAAGCAGAGCCTGGAGACAACATAGGATTTAACGTTAGAGGAGTTAGTAAGAAAGACATTAAGAGAGGAGACGTCTGTGGACATCCAGACAACCCACCAACAGTTGCTGATGAATTTACAGCACAGATCGTTATCTTACAACACCCAACAGCTATAACCGTTGGTTACACACCAGTCTTCCACGCACACACTGCACAAGTTGCCTGTACATTCGTTGAGTTATTAAAGAAATTAGACCCAAGAACTGGACAAGTTATTGAAGAGAATCCACAGTTCTTAAAGACTGGAGACGCTGCAATCGTTAGAATAAAACCAACTAAGCCAATGGTTATAGAAAACGTTAGAGAGATTCCACAATTAGGAAGATTCGCTATCAGAGATATGGGTATGACTATAGCTGCTGGAATGGCTATAGATGTCAAGCCTAAGAACAAATAA
- a CDS encoding 50S ribosomal protein L11 translates to MGKKEVVEVLVTGGQATAGPPLGPAIGPLGVNVMQVVKAINEKTKDYAGMQVPVKVIVDTETRSFEIEVGIPPTSALIKKELGIEKGAHEPKHEVVGNLSMDQVIKIAKIKKDAMLSYTLKNAAKEVLGTCVSMGVTVEGKDPKVVQKEIDEGVYDDYFKEE, encoded by the coding sequence ATGGGGAAAAAGGAAGTGGTTGAAGTTTTAGTTACTGGAGGACAGGCAACAGCTGGGCCACCATTGGGGCCAGCCATTGGTCCATTGGGAGTTAATGTTATGCAGGTTGTTAAAGCTATTAATGAGAAAACTAAGGACTATGCTGGAATGCAGGTTCCTGTTAAGGTTATAGTTGATACTGAAACAAGAAGTTTTGAAATTGAGGTTGGAATTCCTCCAACATCAGCTTTAATTAAAAAAGAGTTAGGAATAGAAAAAGGAGCTCATGAGCCAAAGCATGAGGTTGTTGGTAACTTAAGTATGGATCAAGTCATAAAAATAGCTAAGATTAAAAAGGATGCTATGCTCTCCTACACTTTAAAAAATGCTGCTAAGGAGGTTTTAGGAACCTGTGTTTCCATGGGGGTTACTGTAGAAGGAAAAGATCCTAAGGTTGTTCAGAAGGAGATTGATGAAGGAGTTTATGATGACTACTTTAAGGAAGAGTAA